Within the Micromonospora citrea genome, the region GGCGAGGATTTCCAGCAACTGCGGGTCCAGGGCCACGGCGCGGCTCCTTCCACGTATGCGGTTTCACCGATCGACGGTGCCGACCGGCGCAGGCGATCTTATCGGCGAACCCGGTCGAGCACCTCGTCGCGGAGGGCGGTCATCCGCTCCCGCGTCGGCGCCTCGACGTTGAGTCGCAGCAGCGGCTCGGTGTTGGAGGCGCGCAGGTTGAACCACGCGCCGTCCGGGAAGCGCAGCGTGAGGCCGTCCAACTCGTCGGCCTCGGCCTGCGGGTACGCGGCCCGCACCTCGGCCACCTTCGCGGCCTGGTCGGCCACCGTCGAGTTGATCTCGCCGGACGCGACGTACCGCTCGTACTCGCCGGCCAGCACGGACAGCGGCAGCGACTGCTCGCCGAGGGCCGCCAGGGTGTGCATCGCGGCGAGCATGCCGGTGTCGGCGAACCAGAAGTCCCGGAAGTAGTAGTGGGCGGAGTGCTCGCCGCCGAAGATGGCGTTGGTCCGGGCCATCTCCGCCTTGATGAAGGAGTGCCCCACCCGGGCGACGACCGGCTCGCCGCCGTGCTCGCGGATGATCTCCGGCACGGCGGTGGAGGTGATCAGGTTGTGGATCACCGTCGAGCCGGGGTGCTTCGCCAGCTCGCGGGCGGCGACCAGGGCGGTGATCGCCGACGGCGAGACCGGCTCGCCCCGCTCGTCCACGACGAAGCAGCGGTCGGCGTCGCCGTCGAACGCCAGGCCGATCTCGGCCCCGTGCTCGACGACCGCGCGCTGCAGGTCGACCAGGTTGGCCGGGTCGAGCGGGTTGGCCTCGTGGTTGGGGAACGTGCCGTCCAGCTCGAAGTAGAGCGGCACGATCTCCAGCGGCAGCGCCGGCAGGGCGGCGTCGCCCAGCACCGTCGGGACCGTGTAGCCACCCATGCCGTTGCCGGCGTCCACGACCACCTTCAGCGGGCGGATGCCCGACAGGTCGACCAGCTCACGCAGGTACGCCGCGTAGTCGGCCAGCAGGTCACGCCGTTCGGCGGGCGCGGCCGGCCCGCCGGCCGGACGCGCCTCGCCCTTGTCCAGCAGGGCCTGCGCCCGGTCACGGATCTCGGCCAGGCCGCTGTCCTGCCCGATCGGGCGGGCGCCGGAGCGGCACATCTTGATGCCGTTGTACTGCGCCGGGTTGTGGCTCGCGGTGAACATCGCGCCGGGCAGGCCGAGCGAACCGGAGGCGTAGTAGAGCATGTCCGTCGAGGCGAGCCCCAGCTCGATCACCGAGCGCCCCTCGGCGCGCACGCCGGCGGCGAAGGCGGCGGCCAGGCCGGGGCCGGTGGCGCGCATGTCGTGCGCGACGAGCACCGCGTCGCCGGGCTCGTCGTACGCGTCCAGCACCTGCGTGAAGGCCGCGCCGAGCGCCTCGGCGGTGCGCTCGTCCCACTGGTCCGGCACCGTCCCACGGACGTCGTAGGCCTTCACGATCTGGGACAGATCAGACACCGGTCTCGCTCCTCGCGCCGCAGGTCGTCAACGGCCTGAGCGTATCGGAGGGGCGCCGGGCGGCCCGGCTCAGCCGGGGAGCCGGGGCATGAACACCGTGTGGTCGCCGCCGCCGGCCTCCGGGGGAGGGTCACCGGGCCGCCCCGAGGCGGGCGGAGACGAGGCGGGCGGAGCCGACGTCGGCCGGCCGTACTGGCCAGGGGCGGGCGGCGCCGACATCGGGGCCCCGGGCGGGGCGGGCGCCGGCGGCGGGGTGGCCGGGCCGGGCGCCTCCGGGCCGGGGCGGCTGCCGTACACGCCGCCGGCCGGACGCGGCGCGGGCGTTCCCCCGTACACGCCCGGGGCGGGCTGCTGGCCGTACACCTGGCCGGGCGGGGTGGGGGCGGCGGTCGGGCCCTGCGCGGAGCGGTAGGTGGTGCCGCCGGGGTTGCGCGGCAGCGGGAGGTGCGACAGGTCGTCGGCCGGCTCCTTGTCCGCCCGCGAACGGCGGAACAGCAGGACGATGAGCAGGATCCCGACGGCGACCATGGCGATGCCGAAGAACATGATCATCGAGCCGCCGCCGGACTCTTCCTCGGCGGCGTTGACGGTCGCACCGGCGCCCTGGCCGGCGAGGGCCGCCGCGGTAACGTCCGCATCGGCGCTCGCCGGTTCGGTGGTGACCGCGCTCGGGGTGGGCGACGGCTTCTTCGACGGCGTCGGCGAGGCCGAGGCCCGGCCGCCGACCACCCGGGAAGTCTCGGCGCCCCGGCCGAGCAGCCGCCCGAGGGCGCTGGTGGCCTCGCCGGCGACCGTCAGCCGACCGTCCGGCGCACCCGCCACGAACGCCACCCGGTAGCGCACCGTCGCGCTCTTGCCCTTGCACAGCCGCGGGTTCGCCGGCGAGGTCGCCGGGGTCGCCACGCTGCCGCCGCCGCCCGAGAGCGAGACGGGGAACCACCGGCCACCCACGTTGACCTGCGCCCGGACCTGGTCGGCGCGTAGGCCGCCCAGGCGCAGGCCAAGGGCGGTGCGCAGCAGCACGCAGCCGCCGCTGCGCTTGCGCACCTCGATCGAGACGCCCTCGGCCGAACCACCGGCCGTGAAGCTGCCGGCCGACCGCACCCGGACCGAGTCGTCATCGGCGAGCGCCGGCGTCGCGCCGAGCGCCACCAGGCCACCCAGCAGCGCACAGACCGTCGCGAGCCGCGCCACGTGCCGACGTACCGCCATGATCACCTCGCCGTTCCTCCCCCGACGGGGGTCCGCCGGTAGGCTACTACCGTGCCCGGGTGGGCCCGGGTCATCGAACGTTCCGGATGTGCTCCGGATTACCCCGACGGCCACCGCCCGGCACCCGTCCCGACCCGGCGCTCCTGGCCCCGCCCCCACGGCCCGGCACCCGTCCCGACCCGTCGATCCTGACCCCGCCCACGGCCCGGCACCCGTCCCGACCCGTCGATCCTGACCCCGCCCACGGCCCGGCACCCGTCCCGACCGAGGCGGCGGATCCGCTCCCGGCCTCGGCGCGGCGCCCGCCCCGGCTCGCCTCAGTCCGGTGCGGCGGCGGATCCGCCCCCATCCCCGGCGCAGGCGCCCGGCGCCTCAGCCCGGTGCGGCGGCGGCCAACGCGTCCCGGCAGAGCCGGTCGGCGGTGCGGGTGGTCTCCGGCAGCCGGTAGCGCGGCGTCAGGGCGAGCACCCGGGCGGTCGCGTTGTCGAGGCTCACCCGGTGGCCGACACTGACGAAGACCGGCTTCACACCGTCGCGGGTGCGCAGCACCCGACCGACGACCTCGT harbors:
- a CDS encoding phosphomannomutase/phosphoglucomutase — translated: MSDLSQIVKAYDVRGTVPDQWDERTAEALGAAFTQVLDAYDEPGDAVLVAHDMRATGPGLAAAFAAGVRAEGRSVIELGLASTDMLYYASGSLGLPGAMFTASHNPAQYNGIKMCRSGARPIGQDSGLAEIRDRAQALLDKGEARPAGGPAAPAERRDLLADYAAYLRELVDLSGIRPLKVVVDAGNGMGGYTVPTVLGDAALPALPLEIVPLYFELDGTFPNHEANPLDPANLVDLQRAVVEHGAEIGLAFDGDADRCFVVDERGEPVSPSAITALVAARELAKHPGSTVIHNLITSTAVPEIIREHGGEPVVARVGHSFIKAEMARTNAIFGGEHSAHYYFRDFWFADTGMLAAMHTLAALGEQSLPLSVLAGEYERYVASGEINSTVADQAAKVAEVRAAYPQAEADELDGLTLRFPDGAWFNLRASNTEPLLRLNVEAPTRERMTALRDEVLDRVRR